One window from the genome of Gopherus evgoodei ecotype Sinaloan lineage chromosome 2, rGopEvg1_v1.p, whole genome shotgun sequence encodes:
- the LOC115647233 gene encoding sphingomyelin phosphodiesterase 3-like, translated as MVLRESPFPNRLLSGLYSLGQYLLFPSYWAADCLLDLRETTAEQQQRRCCRCCPLRALVTGPLLLLLLILSMPSALLGLLVWLPMQAARRPFAYKHNMLSRHPEVWELPGTGKVFSFVSANVCLLPNGLAKFSNLGHMKQRAARIGQCLTQGEASASFASPRSSQFLLPTKYGATMASPPRPESHTHRPGASMVIELPDREGEAGPGEISVPFPPDVDFVCLQEVFDQRAGAHLCQLLSPFYEHIVYDVGAYGLQGCSLKVQLGAAHGQRIVGYLNCTHLHAPAADAQIRCDQLTQGLFWAQLFQDTHTQRGDVIAFDVFCGDFNFDNCSSGDELEQTHEIFRQYQDPCRVGPRQDRPWAIGTLLNYLHIHEEAVSTPEKLKRTLEQEEGRRTYLAGPILQDGRPDPSAAGSPWEGRRIDYILYREHPTTISLTTEVEKFSFITQLAGCSDHVAVGLRLLLNAAPQWQQQV; from the exons ATGGTCCTGCGGGAGTCTCCGTTCCCGAACCGGCTCCTGAGTGGCCTGTACAGCCTGGGCCAGTACCTGCTGTTCCCCAGCTACTGGGCCGCTGACTGCCTCCTCGACCTCAGGGAGACCACGGCGGAGCAGCAGCAGCGTCGGTGCTGCCGCTGCTGCCCGCTGCGGGCACTGGTCACCggccccttgctgctgctgctcctcatccTCTCCATGCCCAGCGCCCTCTTGGGCCTGCTGGTGTGGCTCCCCATGCAGGCTGCCCGCAGGCCCTTCGCCTACAAACACAACATGCTCTCGCGCCACCCAGAGGTGTGGGAGCTGCCGGGCACAGGCAAGGTCTTCAGCTTCGTCAGCGCCAACGTGTGCCTCCTGCCCAACGGCCTGGCCAAGTTCAGCAACCTGGGACATATGAAGCAGCGGGCGGCCCGCATCGGCCAGTGCCTCACGCAGGGGGAGGCTAGCGCCAGCTTCGCCAGCCCCAGGAGCAGCCAGTTTCTGCTGCCCACCAAGTACGGGGCCACCATGGCCAGCCCACCGAGGCCGGAGAGCCATACCCACCGCCCTGGCGCCAGCATGGTGATTGAGCTCCCTGacagggagggagaggctgggCCCGGGGAGATCTCGGTGCCCTTCCCGCCGGACGTGGACTTcgtgtgcctgcaggaggtgtTTGACCAGCGGGCGGGCGCCCACCTGTGCCAGCTGCTGAGCCCCTTCTACGAGCACATCGTGTACGACGTGGGCGCCtacgggctgcagggctgttctcTCAAG GTGCAGCTGGGGGCAGCACACGGGCAGCGGATTGTGGGCTACCTGAACTGCACACACCTGCACGCTCCAGCCG CCGATGCACAGATCCGCTGTGACCAGCTCACCCAGGGGCTCTTCTGGGCACAGCTGTTCCAGGACACCCACACGCAGCGTGGGGACGTCATCGCCTTCGACGTGTTCTGCGGGGACTTCAACTTCGACAACTGCTCctcag GGGATGAGTTGGAGCAGACTCATGAGATCTTCCGCCAGTACCAAGACCCATGCCGAGTGGGGCCCAGGCAGGACCGGCCCTGGGCCATAG GCACCCTGCTGAACTACCTGCATATCCACGAGGAGGCCGTGTCGACCCCTGAGAAGCTGAAAAG GACCCTGGAGCAAGAGGAGGGCAGACGGACGTACCTGGCAGGTCCCATCCTGCAGGACGGCCGCCCCGACCCCTCGGCAGCAGGAAGCCCCTGGGAAGGGCGCCGCATCGACTACATCCTGTACCGCGAGCACCCCACCACCATCAGCCTGACAACG GAGGTGGAGAAGTTTTCCTTCATCACCCAGCTGGCCGGGTGCTCGGACCACGTGGCTGTCGGGCTGCGGCTGCTCCTGAACGCTGCACcgcagtggcagcagcaagtgTGA